The Mercurialis annua linkage group LG2, ddMerAnnu1.2, whole genome shotgun sequence genome contains a region encoding:
- the LOC126669545 gene encoding zinc finger BED domain-containing protein RICESLEEPER 1-like, protein MEVSTESVIKKPKRLTSVVWNHFERVRKADVCYAVCVHCNKRLSGSSNSGTTHLRNHLLRCLKRSNCDVSQLLLKRRKKDTSLSLPNVSYDEVSRKDEFMKPKVIKYDQEPRKDEVISLGSSRFDQERSQFDLARMIILHGYSLSMVEHVGFKTFVKNLQPLFQVAPNSSIENSCVEIYKKEKQKVYEMINRLQGRINLSIEMWSSAENTEYLCLTAHYIDEDWKLQKKIINFVTLDSSHPEDMLSEIIIRCLMDWNIECKLFAMTFDDCSIDDDIVLTIKNQISQNRPLRNGQLFDVRSAAHVLNQIVQDTLEALREVIQKVRASVRYVKTSQEVHDKFTEISQQLGISTQKNLGLDSQARWNSTYLMLESCLEYRASFSLLQEHDLGYTSALTDTEWEWISCITSYLKFFMEITNVFTGNRCPTANIYFPEICDVHIKLIEWCKSSDNFVCSIASKMKAKFDKYWSKCSLALAMAAVLDPRFKMKLVEYYYSQIYGTTSVDRIKGVSDGIKELFNAYSICSTLVDQGSALPGSSLPSTSSDSRDRLKGFDKFLHETSQSQNAASDLDKYLEEPVFPRNCDFNILNWWKVHTPRYPILSMMARDVLGTPMSTIAPELAFNNGGRVLDSHRSSLNPDIQQAMICARDWLQVDPEEFNPSPAVALYIEGN, encoded by the exons ATGGAAGTATCAACGGAATCAGTCATTAAGAAACCGAAGAGGTTAACTTCTGTTGTGTGGAATCACTTCGAAAGAGTCAGAAAGGCTGACGTTTGTTATGCTGTTTGTGTGCATTGTAACAAGCGACTCAGTGGATCAAGTAATAGCGGAACTACGCATTTGAGAAATCACTTATTAAGATGCTTGAAAAGATCTAACTGCGATGTGTCACAACTACTATTAAAGAGAAGGAAAAAGGATACCTCCCTTAGTCTTCCAAATGTTAGTTACGATGAAGTGTCGAGGAAAGATGAATTTATGAAGCCCAAAGTGATAAAATATGATCAAGAACCGAGAAAAGATGAGGTTATTAGCCTGGGAAGTAGTAGGTTTGATCAAGAGCGGAGTCAGTTTGATCTTGCCCGCATGATTATATTGCATGGTTACTCCTTGTCTATGGTAGAGCACGTCGGATTCAAAACATTTGTGAAAAATCTCCAGCCTTTGTTTCAGGTTGCACCAAATAGCTCGATTGAGAACTCCTGTGTGGAGATTTATAAGAAAGAGAAACAGAAAGTGTATGAGATGATAAATAGACTGCAAGGCAGAATTAACCTTTCCATTGAAATGTGGTCTTCCGCAGAAAACACCGAGTACTTATGTTTGACAGCACATTATATCGATGAGGATTGGAAATTGCAAAAGAAGATTATAAATTTTGTGACACTTGATTCTTCTCACCCTGAAGATATGCTTTCAGAAATTATTATCAGGTGCCTCATGGATTGGAACATTGAATGCAAGCTGTTTGCGATGACATTTGATGACTGTTCCATTGATGATGACATTGTCCTCACAATTAAGAATCAAATCTCTCAAAATAGGCCTCTTAGGAATGGTCAGTTATTTGATGTGCGTTCTGCTGCTCATGTTCTTAATCAGATTGTTCAAGATACTTTGGAAGCCCTTAGAGAAGTTATCCAAAAGGTTCGTGCAAGTGTTAGATATGTTAAAACTTCACAGGAAGTGCATGACAAGTTTACCGAGATATCCCAGCAACTTGGAATCAGCACACAAAAGAACCTAGGTCTTGATTCCCAAGCTAGATGGAACTCAACATATCTAATGCTTGAATCATGCTTAGAGTACAGGGCCTCATTTTCTCTGCTGCAAGAACATGATCTGGGCTATACATCAGCTTTAACTGATACAGAATGGGAATGGATAAGTTGCATCACTagttatttgaaattttttatggaAATAACCAATGTCTTTACAGGGAACAGATGCCCAACAGCAAACATATATTTTCCAGAGATTTGTGATGTGCACATCAAGTTAATTGAATGGTGTAAGAGCTCAGATAATTTCGTTTGCTCCATAGCATCTAAGATGAAGGCCAAGTTTGATAAATATTGGAGCAAGTGTAGTTTGGCTTTGGCAATGGCCGCCGTCTTAGATCCGCGATTTAAGATGAAATTGGTAGAATATTATTATTCTCAGATATATGGTACTACTTCAGTGGATCGAATCAAAGGAGTTTCTGATGGTATCAAAGAACTTTTCAATGCATACTCGATTTGTTCGACTTTGGTGGATCAAGGTTCAGCTTTGCCTGGGAGCAGTTTACCTAGCACCAGTAGTGATAGCAGGGATAGATTAAAAGGGTTTGACAAGTTCCTGCATGAGACTTCTCAAAGTCAAAATGCAGCATCTGATTTGGATAAATATTTAGAGGAACCCGTGTTTCCTCGTAATTGTGATTTCAACATACTGAATTGGTGGAAAGTTCACACACCGAGATATCCTATTTTGTCAATGATGGCACGTGACGTTTTGGGAACTCCAATGTCAACAATTGCACCAGAGTTGGCATTTAACAATGGAGGTAGGGTTCTGGATAGTCACCGAAGCTCACTAAATCCCGACATTCAACAGGCTATGATATGCGCACGGGATTGGCTGCAAGTCGACCCAGAAG AGTTCAACCCGTCGCCTGCGGTAGCACTGTACATAGAAGGAAATTAG
- the LOC126666882 gene encoding E3 ubiquitin-protein ligase CCNB1IP1 homolog isoform X2: MRCNACWRELEGRAISTTCGHLLCTEDAGKILNNDAACPICDQVLSKSLMKPVDINPNDEWVNMAMAGVSPQILMKSAYRSVMFYIGQKELEMQYKMNRIVAQCRQKCEVMQEKFTEKLEQVHTAYQKMTKRCQLMEQEMESLSKDKQELQEKFSEKSRQKRKLDEMYDQLRSEYESVKRSAIQPANNFFSRNDEPDFFSNPATNLMGNRDPVRKDWSVLNPPTPGPKEDIWPARQNSSNSGPFDISGGSPAKQTAIPVDVGNRRTGAPHAFGGGGGNSSMTLRNLILSPIKRPQLSRNRPQMFT; this comes from the exons ATGAGATGCAACGCGTGTTGGCGTGAACTAGAAGGACGGGCTATTTCCACTACTTGTGGTCACCTATTGT GCACTGAAGATGCCGGCAAGATCCTTAATAATGATGCAGCTTGTCCAATTTGTGATCAGGTGCTCTCTAAGAG CCTTATGAAACCCGTGGACATCAATCCAAATGATGAATGGGTTAAT ATGGCCATGGCTGGGGTATCTCCTCAAATAT TGATGAAGAGTGCATACAGAAGTGTGATGTTTTACATTGGGCAAAAGGAACTGGAGATGCAATACAAGATGAACAGAATCGTAGCTCAGTGTCGGCAAAAATGTGAGGTCATGCAAGAAAAGTTTACAGAAAAGTTGGAGCAGGTGCATACAGCATATCAGAAAATGACCAAGAGGTGTCAGCTGATGGAACAGGAGATGGAGAGTTTGTCCAAGGATAAGCAAGAGCTCCAAGAAAAGTTTTCTGAGAAATCCAG GCAGAAGAGAAAGCTTGACGAAATGTACGATCAACTGAGGAGTGAGTACGAATCAGTTAAAAGATCAGCGATCCAACCTGCCAACAATTTCTTTTCAAGAAACGATGAGCCTGATTTTTTCTCGAATCCAGCAACTAATTTGATGGGTAACAGAGATCCTGTCCGAAAAG ATTGGTCGGTTTTGAATCCTCCAACTCCAGGGCCTAAGGAAGATATATGGCCAGCAAGACAGAACAGTTCTAATTCCGGTCCATTCGATATATCTGGCGGTTCACCAGCAAAACAAACAGCTATACCTGTGGATGTTGGAAACAGAAGAACAGGAGCTCCTCATGCTTTTGGAGGCGGAGGTGGCAACTCGTCGATGACATTAAGGAATTTGATTCTCTCCCCGATAAAGCGACCACAGTTATCTCGAAACCGTCCTCAGATGTTTACGTAA
- the LOC126666882 gene encoding E3 ubiquitin-protein ligase CCNB1IP1 homolog isoform X3 produces MRCNACWRELEGRAISTTCGHLLCTEDAGKILNNDAACPICDQVLSKSLMKPVDINPNDEWVNMAMAGVSPQILMKSAYRSVMFYIGQKELEMQYKMNRIVAQCRQKCEVMQEKFTEKLEQVHTAYQKMTKRCQLMEQEMESLSKDKQELQEKFSEKSRQKRKLDEMYDQLRSEYESVKRSAIQPANNFFSRNDEPDFFSNPATNLMGNRDPVRKGPKEDIWPARQNSSNSGPFDISGGSPAKQTAIPVDVGNRRTGAPHAFGGGGGNSSMTLRNLILSPIKRPQLSRNRPQMFTL; encoded by the exons ATGAGATGCAACGCGTGTTGGCGTGAACTAGAAGGACGGGCTATTTCCACTACTTGTGGTCACCTATTGT GCACTGAAGATGCCGGCAAGATCCTTAATAATGATGCAGCTTGTCCAATTTGTGATCAGGTGCTCTCTAAGAG CCTTATGAAACCCGTGGACATCAATCCAAATGATGAATGGGTTAAT ATGGCCATGGCTGGGGTATCTCCTCAAATAT TGATGAAGAGTGCATACAGAAGTGTGATGTTTTACATTGGGCAAAAGGAACTGGAGATGCAATACAAGATGAACAGAATCGTAGCTCAGTGTCGGCAAAAATGTGAGGTCATGCAAGAAAAGTTTACAGAAAAGTTGGAGCAGGTGCATACAGCATATCAGAAAATGACCAAGAGGTGTCAGCTGATGGAACAGGAGATGGAGAGTTTGTCCAAGGATAAGCAAGAGCTCCAAGAAAAGTTTTCTGAGAAATCCAG GCAGAAGAGAAAGCTTGACGAAATGTACGATCAACTGAGGAGTGAGTACGAATCAGTTAAAAGATCAGCGATCCAACCTGCCAACAATTTCTTTTCAAGAAACGATGAGCCTGATTTTTTCTCGAATCCAGCAACTAATTTGATGGGTAACAGAGATCCTGTCCGAAAAG GGCCTAAGGAAGATATATGGCCAGCAAGACAGAACAGTTCTAATTCCGGTCCATTCGATATATCTGGCGGTTCACCAGCAAAACAAACAGCTATACCTGTGGATGTTGGAAACAGAAGAACAGGAGCTCCTCATGCTTTTGGAGGCGGAGGTGGCAACTCGTCGATGACATTAAGGAATTTGATTCTCTCCCCGATAAAGCGACCACAGTTATCTCGAAACCGTCCTCAGATGTTTAC GCTATGA
- the LOC126666882 gene encoding E3 ubiquitin-protein ligase CCNB1IP1 homolog isoform X4 has translation MRCNACWRELEGRAISTTCGHLLCTEDAGKILNNDAACPICDQVLSKSLMKPVDINPNDEWVNMAMAGVSPQILMKSAYRSVMFYIGQKELEMQYKMNRIVAQCRQKCEVMQEKFTEKLEQVHTAYQKMTKRCQLMEQEMESLSKDKQELQEKFSEKSRQKRKLDEMYDQLRSEYESVKRSAIQPANNFFSRNDEPDFFSNPATNLMGNRDPVRKGPKEDIWPARQNSSNSGPFDISGGSPAKQTAIPVDVGNRRTGAPHAFGGGGGNSSMTLRNLILSPIKRPQLSRNRPQMFT, from the exons ATGAGATGCAACGCGTGTTGGCGTGAACTAGAAGGACGGGCTATTTCCACTACTTGTGGTCACCTATTGT GCACTGAAGATGCCGGCAAGATCCTTAATAATGATGCAGCTTGTCCAATTTGTGATCAGGTGCTCTCTAAGAG CCTTATGAAACCCGTGGACATCAATCCAAATGATGAATGGGTTAAT ATGGCCATGGCTGGGGTATCTCCTCAAATAT TGATGAAGAGTGCATACAGAAGTGTGATGTTTTACATTGGGCAAAAGGAACTGGAGATGCAATACAAGATGAACAGAATCGTAGCTCAGTGTCGGCAAAAATGTGAGGTCATGCAAGAAAAGTTTACAGAAAAGTTGGAGCAGGTGCATACAGCATATCAGAAAATGACCAAGAGGTGTCAGCTGATGGAACAGGAGATGGAGAGTTTGTCCAAGGATAAGCAAGAGCTCCAAGAAAAGTTTTCTGAGAAATCCAG GCAGAAGAGAAAGCTTGACGAAATGTACGATCAACTGAGGAGTGAGTACGAATCAGTTAAAAGATCAGCGATCCAACCTGCCAACAATTTCTTTTCAAGAAACGATGAGCCTGATTTTTTCTCGAATCCAGCAACTAATTTGATGGGTAACAGAGATCCTGTCCGAAAAG GGCCTAAGGAAGATATATGGCCAGCAAGACAGAACAGTTCTAATTCCGGTCCATTCGATATATCTGGCGGTTCACCAGCAAAACAAACAGCTATACCTGTGGATGTTGGAAACAGAAGAACAGGAGCTCCTCATGCTTTTGGAGGCGGAGGTGGCAACTCGTCGATGACATTAAGGAATTTGATTCTCTCCCCGATAAAGCGACCACAGTTATCTCGAAACCGTCCTCAGATGTTTACGTAA
- the LOC126666882 gene encoding E3 ubiquitin-protein ligase CCNB1IP1 homolog isoform X1, giving the protein MRCNACWRELEGRAISTTCGHLLCTEDAGKILNNDAACPICDQVLSKSLMKPVDINPNDEWVNMAMAGVSPQILMKSAYRSVMFYIGQKELEMQYKMNRIVAQCRQKCEVMQEKFTEKLEQVHTAYQKMTKRCQLMEQEMESLSKDKQELQEKFSEKSRQKRKLDEMYDQLRSEYESVKRSAIQPANNFFSRNDEPDFFSNPATNLMGNRDPVRKDWSVLNPPTPGPKEDIWPARQNSSNSGPFDISGGSPAKQTAIPVDVGNRRTGAPHAFGGGGGNSSMTLRNLILSPIKRPQLSRNRPQMFTL; this is encoded by the exons ATGAGATGCAACGCGTGTTGGCGTGAACTAGAAGGACGGGCTATTTCCACTACTTGTGGTCACCTATTGT GCACTGAAGATGCCGGCAAGATCCTTAATAATGATGCAGCTTGTCCAATTTGTGATCAGGTGCTCTCTAAGAG CCTTATGAAACCCGTGGACATCAATCCAAATGATGAATGGGTTAAT ATGGCCATGGCTGGGGTATCTCCTCAAATAT TGATGAAGAGTGCATACAGAAGTGTGATGTTTTACATTGGGCAAAAGGAACTGGAGATGCAATACAAGATGAACAGAATCGTAGCTCAGTGTCGGCAAAAATGTGAGGTCATGCAAGAAAAGTTTACAGAAAAGTTGGAGCAGGTGCATACAGCATATCAGAAAATGACCAAGAGGTGTCAGCTGATGGAACAGGAGATGGAGAGTTTGTCCAAGGATAAGCAAGAGCTCCAAGAAAAGTTTTCTGAGAAATCCAG GCAGAAGAGAAAGCTTGACGAAATGTACGATCAACTGAGGAGTGAGTACGAATCAGTTAAAAGATCAGCGATCCAACCTGCCAACAATTTCTTTTCAAGAAACGATGAGCCTGATTTTTTCTCGAATCCAGCAACTAATTTGATGGGTAACAGAGATCCTGTCCGAAAAG ATTGGTCGGTTTTGAATCCTCCAACTCCAGGGCCTAAGGAAGATATATGGCCAGCAAGACAGAACAGTTCTAATTCCGGTCCATTCGATATATCTGGCGGTTCACCAGCAAAACAAACAGCTATACCTGTGGATGTTGGAAACAGAAGAACAGGAGCTCCTCATGCTTTTGGAGGCGGAGGTGGCAACTCGTCGATGACATTAAGGAATTTGATTCTCTCCCCGATAAAGCGACCACAGTTATCTCGAAACCGTCCTCAGATGTTTAC GCTATGA
- the LOC126666882 gene encoding E3 ubiquitin-protein ligase CCNB1IP1 homolog isoform X5, translated as MPARSLIMMQLVQFVIRCSLRVMKSAYRSVMFYIGQKELEMQYKMNRIVAQCRQKCEVMQEKFTEKLEQVHTAYQKMTKRCQLMEQEMESLSKDKQELQEKFSEKSRQKRKLDEMYDQLRSEYESVKRSAIQPANNFFSRNDEPDFFSNPATNLMGNRDPVRKDWSVLNPPTPGPKEDIWPARQNSSNSGPFDISGGSPAKQTAIPVDVGNRRTGAPHAFGGGGGNSSMTLRNLILSPIKRPQLSRNRPQMFTL; from the exons ATGCCGGCAAGATCCTTAATAATGATGCAGCTTGTCCAATTTGTGATCAGGTGCTCTCTAAGAG TGATGAAGAGTGCATACAGAAGTGTGATGTTTTACATTGGGCAAAAGGAACTGGAGATGCAATACAAGATGAACAGAATCGTAGCTCAGTGTCGGCAAAAATGTGAGGTCATGCAAGAAAAGTTTACAGAAAAGTTGGAGCAGGTGCATACAGCATATCAGAAAATGACCAAGAGGTGTCAGCTGATGGAACAGGAGATGGAGAGTTTGTCCAAGGATAAGCAAGAGCTCCAAGAAAAGTTTTCTGAGAAATCCAG GCAGAAGAGAAAGCTTGACGAAATGTACGATCAACTGAGGAGTGAGTACGAATCAGTTAAAAGATCAGCGATCCAACCTGCCAACAATTTCTTTTCAAGAAACGATGAGCCTGATTTTTTCTCGAATCCAGCAACTAATTTGATGGGTAACAGAGATCCTGTCCGAAAAG ATTGGTCGGTTTTGAATCCTCCAACTCCAGGGCCTAAGGAAGATATATGGCCAGCAAGACAGAACAGTTCTAATTCCGGTCCATTCGATATATCTGGCGGTTCACCAGCAAAACAAACAGCTATACCTGTGGATGTTGGAAACAGAAGAACAGGAGCTCCTCATGCTTTTGGAGGCGGAGGTGGCAACTCGTCGATGACATTAAGGAATTTGATTCTCTCCCCGATAAAGCGACCACAGTTATCTCGAAACCGTCCTCAGATGTTTAC GCTATGA